The Megalobrama amblycephala isolate DHTTF-2021 linkage group LG1, ASM1881202v1, whole genome shotgun sequence genome segment acacatgctagtcgatgagtagaatcaactccacagcaactacataaatttattcactaaccattcagaaatgtccagatgcATCCTACAAGTTGTAATTTCTTCcagagtctctccatcagtgtccgactacTGACAATCgccattttggctgcgtgagattctccagctttgttgttgttgagcaactgaagcatgagctgttaaagctccgccctcttctggataGGGGGcctggagcagcagctcatttgcatttaaagggacacacacaaaaacggcatgtttttgctcacacccaaataggcgCAAATTTGACATGCTATAATACATTATCTGTGGGgcattttgaactgaaacttcacagacacattctggggacaccagagacatattatatcttgtaaaaggggcataataggtcccctttaactgTACTTTCAGTatatttttagtaaattaagtaaattatgtACACTACCAGAGGACTACACAAAAATTCACATAGCTACTCAGAATTAGGAACATagctgttttctttataaatcaatattttcaaacaatgtaagCTTGTAAGTATGTAAAACTATCTGAAAAAGTATGTAGTAGGTTAATCAATCAAAAGAGTAAACACAACCACAAGCCAAGTAGCCTAgaatacttaaaggtgcagtatgtagaattttctgtccactagaggtctattcaaaacaaaggcgtagcttgatgacgccaagtttgagcgcggaatcttgggacatgtggtcttcacctcaacggccaGTGGAAAAGAAGGATAGGACTCAgcaagaaatcatgttcatggaagcaattattaacgttactgtagtatgaagcagagcaggactgagtgttgtgggagctgaacgaggccgctggagcgattgcgcaacactcgcctcacgagcagcgggacttttattatgacacagtcgccggcgccgcttccgcttttccggtcatgagtatgaggtaacacatctctgtttatcatattagatacatttgagagtgttgaaaatgatgttataacgttactctgtgcgttcgctcggcggctgctgtgagacacttgtttgagacacactgcagtaagagaTCGGTTTTAGAagatcatattaaatgctggatggattgtgttgataaatggcatgcaattcattttaaaacgtattgtatgatggagaaaattctgtattactgttgctaaaaataaagctgcatctgattatgctatgttagctacttgacaaaatagtgtttaaagcatggtaaagcatggtactcgctaAAAAATCAGGAAAATTAGATCTAGAAAttagactaaacgtgttgagctatataacaacaattcattttctgtctataaatatatcaaaacagttgttcacttgtctattaaaacatgtaatatattagtgtctttggtgttttcatggtttctacaaaataaaaccggaaaccgaggatAATGCAGGAATGACGCAATttacaggcgactcctcacacgtcccggagccttggttaaaattgcaattttctcacgatttacaaatagttgcaaacatttgagatattgtaagtactcaagtgaacaaaatataacactgacctagtggtttttggatattttactgcaaaaatattacatattgcacctttaattatacttttaagtagGCTATATCTCGATCAAAAGATTGAGTAGAAGTAGgtttttctgtcagtataagtATACTTCTGAAAAGTACTGAAAATAtacttttcttatttttagtttaaaagtatattgatagcacacttgaataaacttcttttttgAAAGGGTATTacctaaacttttgaaatgtatcACGATTTCCATAAAGATAGTTAGTTTCCGTAAAGATAGTTCTTAGTGAGCATAACAGACCAAAAACATCAACTGTAGTTCCAAtaactaataaaataataataggcCAAATAATTATATTCAGGTGTTAATTATTGTCCACACCGATGGCTCAAAGGAGGGTTTTGATTTCCGAGCCACAAGCTCCATCTGCTGGAAGAACCACTGCCAGTCCTCAGTCGTCTGACTGCAGTGCGTCATCCCGCCTCTCGGGGCGGTAGAGAGCAGCGGGATCGAGAAGGAGCAGCACAAAGAATGCGGAATTGCGGAAGTATAACGTGATTCTGTTGTCGGCACCAACAATGAATATAAATTAAGCCAGGAGTGATTAGTTGACTAATTTACATAAAGCTAAGACTCAGCAATCAGGCTTTTGGACTGGAGAGAGAGTAAAAGATGTCAGACAGCAGCAGATCAGTCGGCCTGCTGTCATATGAGACACTTGTGCATGCGGTGGCAGGTGCAATGGTGAGAACTGTAGTTATTTTCcctttaatgtaataatattctaAATGTGGGATGTgtgttaaaatgtgttttattgccTTGAAGGGCAGTGTGACAGCAATGACAGTGTTCTTCCCTCTGGACACAGCCAGGATCAGACTTCAGGGTCAGTTCTTCTTCTCATGCATGATTTGTTTTGAGTTGCAGTGGACAAATGGTATTTGATATAGGTctactttattgtatttaaatgtagtAAAGTTAAGAAAATAATCATTGAATTTATGAAACCTAAAACAATACTAAAAGAGAAATAATAATGTCATGGAAATTGTTTTAGTGAATAAAACAGTTATGCTGTGCTTAAAATATTGAATCAACTAGAAATGTTTCTGCAGTCTCTATTAATTGATCTTCAAAAATATAAAGCCTATCAATTTTTAATAGCTGATACATACATTTCTAAAGCCTCTAAATTATCATCAAGATCAAACGtttgctgaaaaacctgttggtcacaatctactacatgccttctgtcatctgattggtagttcatacatttttagCAAGTAAACAGCCTTTTAGTATAAGTGTTAAACTTCCACCTTCAGCTTGTGGTTCGCGACAcatctttttgctgtgaaatctttacccagacagcaacatagtgtcgggccAGATCTGGCCCATATCTGGTCCgcatgtaatccacatgtaccatctgggccacactatgttgctgtctgggtacTGGTTTTTATAAAACAAACTTAAGAATAGCGTTTCTATTGTTAGTAATActtcaagatgaacacttaatggactgaagcaacttttttacttgattatctaaacaatatttttagaaaatcatGTTCAGATGTGAGCATAAAATATGATCCATCAGGAATTTTTATctgttcatctctcaatcatcgttgtattgcattgcattatacatttaaaactacagagctttgatcattaaactaagcatttaaatatcatcttactaagacatttTATATTTGGAGATATAGAGAGAAAACTGATattaatatgcattttatgtaagtatCTGCTATGCTGTTATGAAGATCTCACATTGATTTACATCACAAGCTGTCAGAATTTCACCTTACTTTTTCCTTCTCGATtatgagctccatattctcattatatcatACCATATGaaccataaaagcctgatgtgtCAAATATGATAattaacaaatattttgtatactTTGTCAAAAGTATCAAGAAagcattacatttcaaaatgttttgggACTATTTCATGTCAGGCTTTGCaggtttaaaggtgcaatatgtaagaattttgcagtaatatccaaaaaccactaggtcagtgttatattttgttcacttgagtacttacaatatcccaaatgtttctaactatttgtaaatcgtgagaaaattgcaattttaaccaaggctccgggacgtgtgaggagtcgcctgtaaATTGCGTCATTCCTGCATTatcctcggtttccggttttattttgtagaaaccatgaaaacaccaaagacactaatatattacatgttttaatagacaagtgaacaactgttttgatatatttatagacagaaaatgaattgttgttatatagctcaacacgtttagtctaaTTTCTAGATCTAATTTTCCTGATTTTTtagcgagtaccatgctttaccatgcctcagagaaaaacactattttgtcaattgcgtcatacccgcgttaccctcggcttctgttttattttgtagaaaccatgaaaacaccaaagacactttaatatttacatgttttaatagacaagggaacatctgtttggttacatttatagacagaaaactaattgttgttatatagctcaaaacgtttagtcttattgcttaaatctaattttcttgatttttagcgagtaccatgctttaccatgcctcagagaaaaacactattttgtcaagtagctaacatagcataatcagatgcagctttatttttagcaacagtaatacagcattttctccatcatacaatacgctttaaaatgaattgcatgccatttatcaacacaatccatccagcatttattaatatgatattctaaaatcgatctcttactgcagtgtgtctcaaacaagtgtctcacagcagccgccgagcgaacgcacagagtaacgttataacataattttcaacactctcaaatgtatctaatatgataaacagagctgtgttacttcatactcatgaccggaaaagtggAAGAGGCTCCAgcgactgtgacataataaaagttctgctgctcgtgaggcgagtgttgtgcaatcgctccagcgtcctcgttcagctcccacaacactcactcctgctctgcttcatactacagtaacgttaataatcgtatctatgaacatgatttcttcccgagtcctatccctattctatttccaccggctgtgaggtggagaccacatgtcccaagattccgcgttcaaacttggcatcatcaagctacgcctttgttttgaatggaCCTCTAGCaacctctagtggacagaaaatattacatattgcacctttaagtataaATGTGGCACATAGCATCTCATTCTCGGCATGTAGAATGattaaatatttcacatttgtcATTGTCAGTGGATGAGAACCGGAAGTCCCAGTCCACTCCCATCATTCTGGCTGAGATCGCGAAGGAGGAAGGCTTGTGAGTTCGTGTTCACTGATTGTGACAGATCATGACTTTTTAACACTTCTAGACACAGAACGTTGATTTGTCATCTGCTTCAGCGATAATAAAGAGGcatccactcttgcattgcgtgtttgtgcattttgggggcggagcaatgaagggaggggtgtgtttgtttgggttgatttcaaatatcaacagtgtttctcagataTTGCTTACTGTCTGCTTCATTAAGCCACCCATGAACGTGCTTGGAATTAggtttggaaaaaaacaaatatacattTGATGTGGGCAGACTTTGAGCTGGATATGCCAGGCTGCTTATTTCAAGATGTTGTTTCATTGTGTTTCAGATTGTCTCTGTATCGAGGCTGGTTTCCGGTCATTTCTAGCCTGTGCTGCTCTAACTTTGTCTACTTCTACACATTCAACACACTGAAGAGAGTGATGGTCTCGGACCGGTCCAAACCTGCCAAAGATTTGCTCATGGGCTTCATATCAGGTACTGAAATTGTGTGCTGAACCTTCTCCACAGTTTTTCTCTCATCTCAGTTTCAGTGTTTCACTCTCACCTCCATGTTTCTTTTGCTATTACTGGAGTGTTATTGTAGAGCTGCACGAATGATCAGAATAAAACCGGAATCATAATATGGTTTAGTGCGATTGTCAGATAGCAAAGGCTTggatttaaatgaataaataaatgagctgcatatttCAGTGTAAAAGGCTCCCTGTTGTtgtttgtcaaaataaaagtttgatggtttaatgttggaaaatgaaaaaagacataaatattagtattataatttTCCAGTTGTAAACAGTGtcaaataaaactattaaaaacatatctgttaaatgaaataaagctgaaatgaaataaaatataaacatttgttgaaaaacttaaactaaataaaaataaaactgaaataaaagatgAAAGTGAAAAGATGAAAATGACACTAAATTTGACATGAAAACCAAATATgtgtgattatatatatatatatatatatatatatatatatatatatatatatatatatatatatatatatatatatatatatatatatttttttttttaaataaatctataataaaagtaaaataaactaaaataacactggttgtaatttttcttaaataaattatttttacagtaaaatatacaataataatattcattttgattttatttagttttttttttttatataataatgatatatttttttaaaattatattttaaataacatttgcaATTTTTATCTGACACATCACAACTAGATTCTTACTTTATCGTTACTTTTCAATGTTATTTTGACATTGAAAATATTACTTCACCTGTAAGCAATTAACACATATGATAATGTCCACTCTTTTcttcttgttgttgttttgttttcatttaggCACTGTTAATGTGCTCCTGACGACTCCCATGTGGGTGGTGAACACACGACTGAAGCTTCAGGGGGCAAAGTTCAGGAACGAAGAGCTCCATCAGACCCACTATAAGGGCATATTTGGTCAGAACCGCTCACACACTCATTTATCTGATGAGGTATAAACTCTAAACCAGTGTTCAGTCAAGTTGTTAGTTagtaaagcacatttaaaattcAGCCAAAGTGCTGTACAGCAGACAAAATGGCTGTTTACTACATCTTTCTCCAAAATATAGAGCTTGATCTGATTGTAAACTCATTCTTACTGCAATGATTTTTAGATCACTGCTGTATGTAGGGCTCATATGATTTCTGCAGTGTGGAAAACATGGATGAAATTGTGAAATCCAGTCACAGAAATGGAATTTATGGTATAATGGAATTCAGTGTAatggaatttgtcaaattttggatgaataaatcaaaaatagggctgtgcaattGAAAATCTGCCATGAATGAGGACGGGAATGCatgaacttcatctccagagctgctatGAGAGTCACTTCACCAGCATTTGAtaatttcatttgaaaaaaacTATCATCATATCATAAACGCACAGAAACTCAAAGGTGTTCATGACaacctgtcaaaataaaagtttggtgtaacttgaagaaattatgacaaatactGTACAGTATATTGCTATTGTACAGTAGAATGTACTTCTTAAagcaatattactttttttaagaatatcacattttttcttccatgttttaattttaacagtcaatctctgttgtgcagcactttaataaacaaacaataaaagaaagttatatttttactagatTACAGTTTAAAAGATTCATTAAATTGTTAATTGTTAAAAACATTTCAtaggaccttattgtaaaaacttcaataaataattaaattattgttttattaattcagttggttagacatgctttttgatcatTTAATTAAGCcagtaaaaatgcataaaatggaGCTTAGGAAAAAACAACTGATTTCATAAGGTATTTGAGGAAGAAAGTAAGGAGTAGAAGAAGTTTGTGCATGAACGTGGTGaacaaaataattacaaaacaatttaattgtcaattttgagatgTGTGTCAACTGATTAGAGACAAGAATTAAAAAATGCAGTGGTATAAATCAATAATATCAGTAATAAGAAAAACAGGTCTACGCTGTCACCAATAAATCAAATCATTTTTCTGTTCTCCTCTCACAGATGCCTTCTCCCAGATAATAGCCAATGAGGGAGTGGGAACGCTGTGGAACGGGACACTGCCGTCTCTTGTGCTGGTGTTCAACCCCGCTGTGCAGTTCATGTTCTACGAGGCTATGAAGCGAGAGCAGGACGTGGAGGCAGGAAGGTGAGGGATGAAAAATTGCATCATTCATTTATCAATTTGTGAAATGactaaaatatttcattttttatgggCAGATATCATCACTTGAGATCTTTCTCATCGGTGCCATCGCTAAAGCTATCGCAACATCTGCAACGTATCCTCTACAGACGGTTCAGGCCATTCTGAGGGTAATATCATCAATATGATTgcattaaagtgcccctattatgctttttcagctATTACccttcatgtagtgtgtaatatatcTGTGAATATAAAAGGtttgcaaagttttaaagatcaaagagcagataaatggagttattgtctcctaaaagaatgAAGCAATTCTCAACTGCCTGAAATGAGTTGGCAGTAATTCATCTGACCAATcggagcagagt includes the following:
- the LOC125266317 gene encoding LOW QUALITY PROTEIN: peroxisomal membrane protein PMP34 (The sequence of the model RefSeq protein was modified relative to this genomic sequence to represent the inferred CDS: inserted 1 base in 1 codon), with protein sequence MSDSSRSVGLLSYETLVHAVAGAMGSVTAMTVFFPLDTARIRLQVDENRKSQSTPIILAEIAKEEGLLSLYRGWFPVISSLCCSNFVYFYTFNTLKRVMVSDRSKPAKDLLMGFISGTVNVLLTTPMWVVNTRLKLQGAKFRNEELHQTHYKGIFDAFSQIIANEGVGTLWNGTLPSLVLVFNPAVQFMFYEAMKREXGRGGRKISSLEIFLIGAIAKAIATSATYPLQTVQAILRFGQYKSDGKGGLVGSLRNVVSLLMDRIKRHGLLGLYKGLEAKLLQTVLTAALMFVVYEKITAATFKLMGLQRKLKH